TTGGCGCCGTGCGGCTCAACAGAGCCTGCAAGCCACCGGATCTAGAGATGGGCTTGCTACGAAAGCGTGTGCGTAGGCAAGCATCGGTATGGATTTGCAAGGCCTGTTCGTCGACGCTGGCCTCGGCGTGCAGCATGTGGGCCAGCAGGTTGTGCCTCATGGCTTGATTCAAGGCCTGTGTGTCACCCATTTGCGCATGGACACGCCAATCCAGCAACTCGGCCTTAGGACGACGAATGCCTCCGTGGCCAACGACACCCAGAAGCGCAAGGCGGTCCACGTCGCCTCGGCTTGCAGCGAGGTGCGCCGCCATCAAGCCGCCGAAGGAAAAGCCTCCCAAATCGATGCGTGTACCTGTGCCCAGCAGAATCGTCAGGGAACTATCCAGACGTTCCAGAAGAGCCTTCACCGTCGACTCATCGGTCGGGTCAGAGTCTCCGTAACCTGGCATATCGGGCACACAGACCATACGCTGTTCGGCTAAAGCCTGGATGTTTCGAATCCAGTGCCTCCATGTTCCATGGCCACCGTGCAGCAGCACCAAGGGACGGCCATGGCCGAATATTCGCCAGGCCACACGGCCTCCGTGGCTGTCCACCATTTGGAGCTCCTGCTGCCGTTCGAGCGCGTGCGTCATACGGCCTTGATGGATTGAGCCCTGATCACCTGGCGCGACTTGCATAACGCCAAGTTGGCAGCGGTGCCTTGTAGCAGCCTACGACGCAGTGCCGAGAGGGTCTTTGTTGAGTTTCGTTTCATTCAAGGGTTTCCTGTATTTCCGGGCGGCACGCCACGGCGTGAGGGCCTGTTCATACTTGCTCCCGTACCATAGGGAAGAGCACGGTGCTGACGTCTGTACACATGTACGCTAGGCGTCCTCGGCTTTACGACGTTCGCGGCAGGTGCTGACCTCAGTTATGCCTGTATCTACTCGATGCCAAAATTGGAGTGATGCTTCTGCACCGTCAAATTCATGTGGTGTCGGATGTGGCACCTACCGTGCTGTCAAGAAACATGCGCAAGGAGCGGTTGAAGCGCTCTGGCTGCTCGATACAGGTCATGTGTGCCGCGTCTGCGATCACGGTTAGCGTGGATTGGGGTAGGTTGCGGTGCATCTCCAGCGAGGCAGCCAGCGGCGTGCCGATGTCGTGCTCTCCAACGATCACAAGCGCTGGGCAGTCGATCCGGGGGAGATCTTCCGTGGTATGCACCGACGAGATGGCTGCGCAGGCACCGGTCCAACCTTCGATGGTGGTAGAAGCGATGACGCGTGCCACGTCCGCCACAGCCGCGGACTCTGCCTCGCGGAATGCGGCCGTGAACCAGCGCCCGATGGCCGGATCCACAAGGGGCGCAATGCCCTGGGAGCGAGCGACACGGATGCGTTCGTCCCAGACCGATTGGGGTGTCGCGTCGTGCTGACTGGTGGTATCGGCAAGTACAAGTGCCTGCACGCGATGCGGGTACTTGAGCGCAAAGGTCTGGCCAATCATGCCGCCCATGGAGAAGCCGATCCAAGTGACCACCGTGATGCCAAGATGGTCCATCAGTTGTGCGACGTCATCGGCTAACTGGTCTAACGTGTAGGGAGCCTGGCCGGCACCACTGCGTCCGTGCCCGCGCGTGTCGTAACGAAGCACGCGATAGCGCTCGGCCAGTGCTGCAATCTGAGCGTCCCACATGGAAACGTCGCAGCCGAGCGAGTGAGAAAGCAGCAGCCAGGGGCCGCGCGTTCCGTCGATGGTGTAGTGGATGGCCGGGGCACCAGCCGGTTCGAACATGCTCATTGGGTCTGCTTTCATTGCGCGGTAATGTTTGCTGCCTTAGCGATGCGTGCGTACTTAGCTACTTCCGATTCAATTAGTTTTTGAAATTCGGCGGGAGTGCCGGCCGCCACCTTCACGCCCATGTCGGCCAGTTGCGCCTTTACCTGCGGCAGGCGCAGGACGTTATTGATGTCCTTGTTCAGTTGGGCGACTACCGGCGCAGGGGTCTTTGCAGAGGCCAGCAACCCGTACCAGAAGCTCCATTCGTAGCCTGGCACGCCGGCCTGTGCAGTGGTAGGCACGTCTGGCATCTCGGCGATGCGTGAGGCTGAAGTCACCGCCAGCGCACGCACCCGCCTGTCCTTAACCATACCGACAGCCGAGACGTAGGGCGCGATATGAAACTGCACGCGCCCGGCGATGGTTTCGGTCATCGCCTCGCCCACGCTCTTGTACGGAATGTTCACGGCCTCGATGCCAGCCTGTTGGCAGAACAGAGCGGCTGCGAAGTGCGAGCTGCTTCCCACTCCTGCCGACGAGTAACTGACCGAACCAGGGCGCGCCTTAGCCTGCGCCACTAGCTCCGACAGCTTCTTGGCGGGAAGGTCCTTGGGCACCACGATCAGCGCAGGGCCTTCGCCGATTAGCGTGACCGGGGCGAAATCGCGCAGCGTGTCGTAGCCTGGGTTGCGGAAAACGGCCGGAGCCGTCGCATGGGCAGGCGACACGCTGAGCAAGGTGCTGCCGTCGGCCGGAGCGGCCAGTACAGCGCGTGCCGCCAGCGTTCCGCCCACGCCTACCTTGTTCTCCACGATGGCCGGCAGCCTCCAGCGTTCGGACAGGGTCGCAGCGATCAAGCGCGCAGCCGCATCGGGCACACCGCCCGCGCCGAAGCCCACGATGAAGCGGTAACTGGCTAGAGCCGGCGCCGGAAGTTCGCTGCCGACAGGTGACTGCGCCCAAGCCGGAGCTGCGGCGCAGGCGATGCCGGCCGGTACACACTTAAGCAGTGCGCGGCGCGACGGAGTATGAACAGAGGTGTAGGGCATGTTGTCTCCTGGATTTGTGCTGCCTTAAGGCAATCTGGTTGGGATTGCACGGGGACTTCCCGCGTTAGTCGGTGCCAGCAGTAGGTCTCGCGAGTCGCCGACTCTACTTGCGGGGCCGCTGATCTCGGCCAGCCAAGCAAAATCTTCTCGCAGTCCGGCTTCGCTGCGTTCGCGGGCCCAAAAAACCACGCCGCCTTCCCAACGCGGGAAACCGTAGCCATTGACCAGAGCTAGGTCCACATCGGTGGCATAGACCGCAACTCCTTCGGCCAGGAGCAGTGCGGCCTCGTTGGCAAGGGCCAGTAGCGCACGGCGCACGA
This window of the Comamonas testosteroni genome carries:
- a CDS encoding alpha/beta fold hydrolase — encoded protein: MVDSHGGRVAWRIFGHGRPLVLLHGGHGTWRHWIRNIQALAEQRMVCVPDMPGYGDSDPTDESTVKALLERLDSSLTILLGTGTRIDLGGFSFGGLMAAHLAASRGDVDRLALLGVVGHGGIRRPKAELLDWRVHAQMGDTQALNQAMRHNLLAHMLHAEASVDEQALQIHTDACLRTRFRSKPISRSGGLQALLSRTAPSLLLVWGEHDVTADPVSLAPALAACHPHCITATLPDAGHWVQYESAAAIDMLLSKWLAAPHLD
- the pcaD gene encoding 3-oxoadipate enol-lactonase yields the protein MSMFEPAGAPAIHYTIDGTRGPWLLLSHSLGCDVSMWDAQIAALAERYRVLRYDTRGHGRSGAGQAPYTLDQLADDVAQLMDHLGITVVTWIGFSMGGMIGQTFALKYPHRVQALVLADTTSQHDATPQSVWDERIRVARSQGIAPLVDPAIGRWFTAAFREAESAAVADVARVIASTTIEGWTGACAAISSVHTTEDLPRIDCPALVIVGEHDIGTPLAASLEMHRNLPQSTLTVIADAAHMTCIEQPERFNRSLRMFLDSTVGATSDTT
- a CDS encoding tripartite tricarboxylate transporter substrate binding protein, translating into MPYTSVHTPSRRALLKCVPAGIACAAAPAWAQSPVGSELPAPALASYRFIVGFGAGGVPDAAARLIAATLSERWRLPAIVENKVGVGGTLAARAVLAAPADGSTLLSVSPAHATAPAVFRNPGYDTLRDFAPVTLIGEGPALIVVPKDLPAKKLSELVAQAKARPGSVSYSSAGVGSSSHFAAALFCQQAGIEAVNIPYKSVGEAMTETIAGRVQFHIAPYVSAVGMVKDRRVRALAVTSASRIAEMPDVPTTAQAGVPGYEWSFWYGLLASAKTPAPVVAQLNKDINNVLRLPQVKAQLADMGVKVAAGTPAEFQKLIESEVAKYARIAKAANITAQ